The genomic interval AATGGGAACCATGTGTGCATGGTGTTTGAGTTTCTTGGTGATAATTTGCTGACCCTGATAAAGTACACGGATTACCATGGAATTCCACTTCCCATGGTTAAGGAGATATGCCGACATGTGCTCATTGGCCTTGACTATCTCCACCGTACACTTTCAATCATTCACACTGACCTTAAGCCTGAGAATATATTGCTTGAATCCACTATTGATCCCTCGAAGGACCCCCGGAAATCAGGTGTGCCGCTGGTGGCACCTTCTGCAAGAACTGATGATCCTCCTCCAAAGGCACATGCACCATCAGTGAATGGTGGTCTCACCAGGAACCAAAAGAAGAAGATTCGGAGGAAAGCCAAGCGTGCAGCCGCTGCAACTTCAGAAGGAAGTGGGACTGTTGCATCTGGGGAGACGGATGGGTCAGATGATAGGGGAAATTTGAGTACGGCAAACGAGGGTAGTCCGAATCAGGATGGAGACAAGAAAGAAGAAGGTGAAGGGAGTAGACGGGGTAGCAAAGGGACCAGGAAAAAAATGGCATTGGAGGCTGACCTGAAGTGCAAACTGGTAGACTTCGGAAATGCATGTTGGACATACAAACAGTTTACAAGTGATATCCAAACAAGGCAATACAGATGCCCTGAGGTGATACTGGGATCCAAGTATTCTACATCTGCTGACTTGTGGTCCtttgcatgcatatgctttgAGCTTGCCACAGGAGATGTGCTATTTGATCCGCACAGTGGTGACAGTTATGACAGGGATGAGGTATGTCTATTTATTTCTTTCCAAGACATTTCATATCTATACAAAACTTAACTCAAACTATCACCTGTCAACACTTTAGCTTAAAAAAATAGGAGTCTTATCACAATAGAAATTTGAGTGATCAAGCCAAATGACATCTACTGGCTACAGCCCAAAACTCCAGTTTGGCATGTACCTAGGTTTTCTTTTGTGACAATACTTAAAAGGAACATCACTCTGAAATTTGATATTTGTTAACatctaattgtgccatgatctCATAACCAAAAGCAAATAAAATGAAAGCTACAAAGATTGTTTTGGAGAAATTATTTCTTAATAAAGTTTGAGCATTTCGATGCATCTTCTGACTCAGATTTGTGGGATTCGGTAGGAATCTAACCAAttattccagaaaaaaaatgataatcaaattttaaatattgtaAATAAGAACATTTTGTTTTGAAGGCGATCATGTTTGGACAATGGTAAGGTTGATATACATAAAACATTGTGGGGTACTGGCCTGATACAGCTCATTTCTTGTTCATGTTTGCTTACTGTTTCACAATAATTTTGAACACAtagtatattttcttttcatgcttAGTTATGAGACCTGACAAGGcctccaaaccaaaccaaccaccaccaccatacaCAATTACACGACGcaccctctcttcctccttacTCGTGGAAGTACTGTAGCACATAAGATGACAGGAGAAAACTTTGCTATGCCATGTGTTTATTCAATTTGTAGTGTACTTGGCTATTCGAGTCTGACACTTTCCTTTTAACCATGAATAACATGCACCTATGCATTAGAAACTCGCTTTGTTCAAGAAATAAACGAAGTTTCGGTTATTGGCAGTTTGGCATGGTCTCTGGCATACATACTTTACTATTATAATTGtgattttatcattttgaaaatctGTGAACGTACTCGTCTACATCACGTGTTCTACAGAAGCTATAACTTGTAGTctataagagagaaaaaaaagagagaatgaaACTAAGTCATACCAATGTGATAAAAGCCACAGTTTTCTTCTAAAAATGATCGGCAACAGATGAAAGGTAATGTTAAGGACTGGTCTAAGCTAGTTCTTTTCAGGTATGTCATATGGTTATCTTGATTGAATGAATTCTGAATGTGATTGATAATACATTTCAAGTTTGTGGTATATGGTATTGGAACATATCATTGACTACATGAATGCATGATGCCAATTGCTTTTTTTTGTCAAGTTGCATTATAAGCTCAAACCTTTTATTCAGTTGTCCTAGTTGATTGACCACTTCATATTTGTGGGAAATCAACTGCTGAATTTATTCAAACTTTTCATTTAGCAATATTACTAATTGAAAAGTTCTCTGAGTAATCTTTTTATAATTCTTAAACACCTGCCATTGTTTGGAGATGCTGTGTGAAATAGATATGGGCAAGTAGCAAAACCATAATGATAGATATGAAATCTAGTTGTCTTCCCTATAGTACAGAATGCCATCCCTTTCCATTGGAAGTTTATTCTGATCAATTCTTGCTTGAAGCAGGATCACCTCGCGCTGATGATGGAGCTATTAGGAATGATGCCTCGAAAGGTAACAAATTTTCCATCTTCGTAAGCTTTCATGTAAATTGTTCTgaattatagataaaatacaaagaCATTGTTTCCTAGATTGCCTTGGGTGGTCGATATTCACGTGAGTTCTTCAATCGTTATGGGGATTTGAGGCACATTCGGCGCTTGCGGTTTTGGCCGCTCAACAAGGTTTTGGTTGAGAAATATGAATTCAGTGATATAGATGCAAATGGCATGGCAGAGTTTCTTGTTCCAATACTTGATTTTGTTCCTGAAAAGCGTCCTTCAGCCGCTCAACTGCTTCAACATCCATGGCTTGATGTCGGGCCCCTTCGCCGGCAGCCTAAACGGCCATCAGACCTGACACAGAATTCGTCCGATGATGGTGTTTCAGAGAAACAGAGGATTGAGAATGAAGAGAGAGATGCAATGGCTGTGAACTTGGGGAACATTGCCATTGACGGTGCTTCATCCAAGACAACTGAAGACCCCCAAGCAAGTACTatgcaaaataaaacaaatgctACCCCTGCTAAGTGAGATGCTATTAATTTTACAAGCTGCATTGTGTAAGACTGTTTTCAGATTAGATATGTTTCATGGGAAACGAGTGTTTCTTTAGATATATTAGGAATAGTTCCTCGGGGAAAGAAAAGTAGGGCAGACATTTGTTGTATGGGGTTGGTTGGGCAATGTTAGATTTGTTGGGGCTGCAGAAATGTAGACACCCCTGACCTTTTTCCTGGACATATTCTTTGTACAACTAGAATCTGCGATTTTTTAAAAACTCTTTAGGAGTGCACAATGATGAAATGAGAGTGATGAACCTGAGTTATTTTTTCCCCTTGTTCTTGGTGTAGTTGCAAGTTTACATTTATCACATCCAAAACTGGAAATATTACTGCTTTAGAAATGTTAGTCCTCTTTGACTTGGAGTTGGATATCATAGTTTTGAGTTGCTATACATTAGTATGTGATATATTGTCACCTCTGCCTAATTCTCACTATCGTTCTCAGTTATTGATGACCTCTGTAATTGTTTTAGACAAACCTAGATTATGCATACCGTCTGCATCCTTTTCTGTTCCATAATCCCAATATCACATTTGGGTCTGATCATGCTAGAACAGGCAGGGCAATGCAAGATAGTCAGGTCACAATTCGCACAATGCCACTGAATTTCTGGAGGATATCGGCTTGAAATCTCAGTCTAATTGCAAGGATTCTCGATCGAGAGATTCCATATTTGGTAGAGTATTCGGATCACGAGGCACCGTGCACCATTTTCTTGACAAGTGTGGCCATGTACTTGCCGTGGTGCTCGGCGAGGGCCAGCTCGAGCTCGGACGGCGGCCTGgagccgtcgccggagaagacgcCCGCGCCGTACGGCGACCCGCCGCGGAGCTCGCCCATCTCCAACATCCCCTCCCCGAAGGTGTACCCGATCGGCACGAACAGCATCCCGTGGTGCGCCAGCTGCGTGATCGCCGTCCAGCTTCATCCATGCATGCAGCCAGAGAGATTCACGGAGCAGAGTGAGATGATCTGATGCGAGAGGGATGCgatctcgcggcggcggcggcggatactTACGCGGTGGTTTCTTGGCCGCCGGCCTGGGTGCCGGTGCTGACGAATAGGCCGGCTGGCTTGCCGGCGAGGCGCTGGTGGCGGCAGAGCGGCACGGTGGAGTCGAAGAAGGCCTGCATCTGCGCAGGCATGGCGCCGAACCTGGCAGGGAAGCCGAAGAGGAACCCGTCGGCGTCGGGGAGCCCGTCGGGGTCCACGACGGGGATgacgtcctcgccgtcgccgccgccgccgccgtcgtcggcctccATCCGCGCGAGCACGGCGGGGGGCAGCGTCTCCGGGACGCGGAAGAGGATCGCCCGCGCGCCCGGGACGGAGCCCaccccgcgcgccaccgcccgcgccaGGAGCCGGACGTGTCCGTACATGGAGTAGAACACGACGTAGATGCGcaccggccgcggcgccgccgccggcgccgggatcGAGGTCCTCTCGCGCTGGTGCGAGTGCgacgccggcgctgccgccgccgcggcggcgcggtgcctCTTGCTCGGGATGCAGCCGCCGCCCTTGCCCATCGCTGgtgcccaccaccaccgcgtcaCGCGGCTCGCTCGCGCGACTGGTGAGACGCACGCGCCGCGACGGTGGTGTTTGGTTTGGTCTCCGCCTCGCGCGTGCGCATCGCGTGTGCTCGCGAAATGGTGGATTCCGCGTGATCTTGGGCCGAAATCACGGTGGATTCCGCGTAATCTTGGGCCGAAATCACGGTGGATCCCGCGTGGTATTGAGCCGAAATCTCTGAGCGATTCGGCCCGGACCAGAAACGGATAGGAAAAAGTCAACCCGGTAGCGGATTCTTTCGTGCTTTTTTCCTCGCTGCTGCTCCACGCGCACGGGCCAAAGTCAGTCGGCCACAACTCCTCCGCCTTGCCGCGACCATCGCGAAatcggaaggcggcggcgcgatggagcGGAAGCCCGACGAGCCGGAGAAGGCagcctccggcgccggcgccggtgccggcgaccctcctccaccgccggtaAACCTGCTTACTTTTTTTCTACGGTAGAGTGTCCTCAATCTTGAGAACGAGGAGAAGGAAATTGGCTCAATGTgggtggtgtgtgtgtgtgctcgCAGTTCTTGGAGGTGAAGTGCAGGAGCTCCGGCGAGGTGCGGCGGTTCGCGTTCGGGACGACGGCGCGGTACGCGCTGCACGCCGTGAACCGCAAGCTCGCCCCCGGCGCACCGGCGGCGCTGCACGTCGAGGCCGTGAAGGACGGCGAGGAGCCCGTCAGCTTCGGCCccgcggcgccgctcgccgacTACGGCGACGGATGGAAGCTGCAGACCATCACCGAGCAGGACGCGCCGGGTTACTACCAGACGCCGGCGTCCGACACGGTATGCAAGAAGTTCAGAaaatttttttcctcctcttttcttctcggAAATCAAGAACAAAATGAGCAACGATTTCCTCTCTGAATAAAATTTTCGGTTGCCATGCAGAGACGAGATGACACGAAGCAGTCGGCGAAGAATCCTCGCGACCAGGAGACGATGGCAGCGTACATCACCAAGATCGTGCTCGCGTTCGTGTTCATCTTCTTGCTGGGCGGGCTGTTCACCTACCTGCTCGAGACGCTCCCCGACATGTTCCAGCCTGCATCTGAACCTCAACCTCTGTAGAATTTACTACTGATTTGCTGATGAAAATGCAGCACAAATTGTATCGTTTATTTTTGAGTGATTTTGGCCTTCTTGATAAGGATAAAGTTTGCTGTTTTGAGCCTCGTACGGCGGTCAGCTGCAGGCCTTCTCTTTGTTTCTGTGCAATGTCAGTCTGCCAAATTGGAGTATTTTGTTTTTCCCTTCatctaaaaaatattgtttCCCCCAAGAATCTCCAGAGTTATATAGAGATTCCAAATGCAAAACCACGGGCCAGGAAGGTGCTGATTCCAAACACACCTCGGAGTTGGTCTTCTCCATAATTTTTAATCAACTTTGCAAAGTTCACTTTGATGTCTTCACCATCAAATATCAACGGGGCAAAGCTGTATCAAGGTCAATGAAGAAGACAAACGTCTGTTTCACGCACGTcatagaagaagagaaaaagatcACTGTTGTACATAAAACAAATTAAGGAATCATAAGATAAATGCTAACGAATAGGCCCTGTTTGAAAAATTGCAATGGAATTATCAGCTGAGTAGATCAACTACTATTTGGTTCACTTCGTTTTTACATGTTACAATCTCATCTGTGTTTCCCAGTGAGGAGGTAGTATACAAACATTACCAAGAAAAGCTGGTAAAACCTACAATCTAACAAAATTCATTTGCCCGCATGCAAAATCTTTGATGACGTGTATTTCTTTTCTGTGTGTTCAGTGTTTGCTTAGTGTGGGCAGGGCACCAAGATGGCACAAGCAACTGCCCACACTGGGAAATGCTTTCCACCACTGTGTTATCACCAATTCTGCAACTGCGATGCCACGCTTTTCACCACTGGGTGATACTTCGTGTGTAGATACTTCTTTGCGTTTTCTGAACCAGGTTGCCCAAGCCATTCATCATATAATCTTTTCGCAATAGGGTTCTCGAAGGGGTTGGATACCGATACCTGGTACATAAGGCCATAAGCTTTACAGTTAGTGGAAATTCTGGCATACAGCAAACATAACATACTTGCACAGTACTAATTAGATCCTAGAAGCATCACAGCTAGCATTTCATATGCACATGTGATGATCGGTAAATATGAATTGCATACTACCACACAGTTATACTTGATTGGCATGTTAACAGCAACATGATGGATCACCATAAATGAACTGTGAGGTCAGAttattctctctgtttttttttactaggaTACATCAAGTAAGAAGCTTCAGGTCTACTCCACATTGACATGGAAGAATCCAACCAATGCTGAGACAACATAACATAGCATAGAAAAGCAAGTTCCAAACAAACAGCATGAAATTTAGCGAGAGATTTCGCTAGCTTACATCTTGGATGTACACATCCTCTAGTAGTTGGATAAGATCCTTCGCAGACTGGTCTTTGGCAGGTTTTATTTGACCTCCCCCATTCAGGCAGCCTGCAAGCGAACAATTAAGGTCATAGAATCAAGATCCTATGGCTCAGAACCATTTACTTAAAGCGGGCAAGCCACACTGTATCATAAATGGGAGTACCTGAAGGACATGCCATAACTTCAATAAAGTGATATTCACATTTTCCCATCTTAATCTTCCTAACAATGTTCTGCAGATTTCTGAATCCATAACAAAGTGCAAACTTAAGAACAGGTTTGCCCTCCACCTGTGCATTAACACAACACACGTTATACAAAATTAATCTAAGGCCACTTGAATCATGCTTAAGAGAGAATTGaaagcaggccaacatgatgcaGGATGAATTCACCTCCAGTGTAACCTCACGAAAATCTGAATTTCGTAAGATTCTGAAATCAACTGATCCTTCAATTTTTCTATCGAAGAGAACATGTGCCGCATGTCGAAAGACTGTTTCTGCATAACCCCCTGAGCCACCAGAAACCCCATATAGTTGACCGTCATCATCAACATTGGTTAATCTGGATCAACAATGAACGTAAGTATATGTGAGTTTCCAGATATGACAGATAAAGCAACTGTGATATACCACAGCATGTTATCCAAAGCAACATGAATTATTCTATTGACTTTTTATTGAAGGAGTGATTAAATTCAATGCAAAATTTGTAAATCTGAAATATCGGTTGAACAGATAATGACTGATTTTACTTTCCAACTTGAATTCTATTAGGACTTCACCCAAAGGGGCTAAAGGCACACTAGGGACTCACAATCTGTCCATGGGAGACTCCTCTAGGGTCTTGAAATCAACAGATCTGGACTGCACAAGCATGAAAATGGTATAAGCTTCTCATAGTTTTTTAAATGCATATCAAAAGACAGGACATGGGAAAAAATCAGTTACCTGTATCAAATCTAACACTTCACCAGTGGTTAATACGGAATCTACCTCTGTAACATCTTTATCTTCCACTGAGAAAACAAAATCATCCCTAACAGCTTCTAGTTTTTTATCATAACAGGGCATCACAGTAACATGATAAACATCATGTGGCCTACACAACAAATTCATTCATGTACAACTGTAAGTCCAAATATTTAAGGGTCTATAGTATATAAAATATGAAGGTAACACCTTTACATCAACTATGGCAAAGTGCTCACTTCAGACCAAGTTTTCCAACCATATGATGCTTGATAGCAGCACCAATGGCCTGTTGGGGGCTCTTCACAGCTGAGATGTAAGGCAAGATAAATGAACCGAGAGTCTTTTCTGCATAGCATATCCAACCTGCAAGTTGAAGAGGTTTGAATATATTTGTGCACTAATCTTACTCTTGTTTATAAAATAAGATGCAACTAATAAGCTACCCCctacggtaaaaaaaaaagggacattTAGGACAAGATCCTGCCCAACTTAAAATTCCAacaatcaattttatattagaattagtttataaaatctaataagtttatgatattatgatagTACTTTTCGAGGTAAATCTATGTAtatcatttgttttgtttttaaactaagcatttgatgagaaattattgatggtcaaaattttaaaagtttgagtGAATCTTAttctaaacatcaaatattttttaccaGAGTACAAGCATTATGTGGAAGTACAGAATTCATGATACCTAAATTACATAGTACCCTGCAAACAATTTTACCTGGGCATGCAGATGAAAGCATGGGAAGATTTTTTCCAGCTTCTTTGCCACTAGATAACTGGTTTTGATGATAACGAGTAACAAATTCACTGCATGCTTCAATTAGGGACAGATCTCGACTGGAACTTGTGTCGTAAACTGCCTTTACGCCCATCGACTTGAACAGCGCAGTGAGTTTTCTGAAAACCTGAGCATAAAGGTATTAAGCTCCTGCTTTTGTTACCACGTTCATGATAAAAATGCACTCCTTTATGCATCTCTAGTCGTGGTTATGTTCAAATAAACTAGCATTTCGGACAAAACATTTTATAAGGACAGATTTGACAGGGAAGCAGAtaactgaaaaaaatatttaatcaccTGTGATTGAGAAAGACCAAAGAATGCAGCTAGCGATGCTCTTGACTGTGGAGAGACCGATACTATGACAGCTTTGTCAGAGTTGATGCGAGTAATGAAGTCACCCAAGCTTTGCTTCTCAAGCATAACTGTTTCTGCTGATGTTATGCAACCACTATGGGATTAAAATGAAACAGTCAGCATTATTTGGATTTGGACAAGCTGCTGATTGAATGAACAGTGCAAGGTAGTAAAGAAAACCTGCAAGCCAAACAGTCCTTCAGTGAAATCTTGACTGCTTCCTCTGGAGGATTTGTGCTCACTGCAATTTCCTTTTGTTTGATCTGTTAACAGAAGTGCCAAGATATGAGGAATGGTATGCGGATGGGAAGCGAATCATCCAGTTATACTAATTTTGAAGCTACTTGTACAAATGTGTGCAGAGATGTAAATACCAAAGGTGCAAAGTCTGGTATTGAGTTTATTCTGCCATTCAACAAACAATTAGGGAACTAGGTGCCAGTTAGAAATCATATATGATTGAACGTTGCTTTCATGTTTGCAACCAACACCTGATACTGGACTTCTGTTTTGGTTTCATATGTTTCTCTATTACTAATCAAAAAGTTTTCTTCAACACCTCTGGAGAGGTTGTTCACTCACTGCAGGCTTTAATTTGATTTCTCTCGACTAAAACGAACAGCAGGAAAGACAGTATGCAGCAAAAAAAAGCATCTGATACCATAAATCCCACCCCCGAACTCGGAAGAATTCAGAGTGTTCGATAATGGTGGCTCGTCTTTAGCCAAGACCATTTCGTCCCCTCGTCTCGTTCACAAACAACCTAACAGCAGAAGGACAAAATCAATTCCGcctccttttcctcctcctctctactCTGCACGCTCTATCAATCGATGCCTACAGGCTAGACATCAGCAGTACAGCACTCGAAAATCTTCCAATATCGATACAGAATCATCCCGCATCGCATGGTGAGACGAACTAGTACGCTGCTAAGATTACCACGCATCACCCATATGGCTACACAAAACTACACACACTTTTTTTGGTACGACTCACGGTTCCACGGCCAGCGACCAACCACGCGACCGGCAAGCCAACCAACaccggagcagcgccgccgggcATAGCTCCAAGCCAGCCCCAGCCTAGGGCAGAAAGGGAATCAGCGAGCGCGGGGTAGGAGTCTCACCGgaaggcggcgggcggaggggcCCTTGTTGAGGGAGATGATGCAGTCCTGCGAAGGGGCGATGAAGTCGTTGAGATCCGACGCCTGCAGCGCCGGCGAGAACctgctcgacgccgacgacgacgacgacgccatcgccgccgctctcctctctctctctctctctctctctctctctccctcctccggaACGGAACGAGAGAGCAatcaatttttcttcttttctcctgctttgaaggagagagaggggaagaaatTGCTGGGCCTCCTGGGCCTGGATTGGCCTGGAGCCCACGGCACAGTCAGCTCTCGCCCCATGACTTTTTCTAGTAGCttctagaattaaaaaaaaaagttttggatCAGATAAAAAAAGGGATTTAATTATTGataagatatttttttgtttgctatTTTGGGGGTGGATTATGAAatggaaggggaggagatggaatgTAATTCGTCTTCCTTCATTTGTATACACAAGTGTGAGATGCAAAAGCAAAAggatggttggttggttggttggctAGTTGTGTCATGATATTCTTCTCCTCAAGACTCTCACTCCCCCAACAACTGGGAGACGCGACAGCGACGCGAGGAGAGGATAAATTAATCAAGTGGTGAAGGGGCAATTATGGTTTGGGTTTCTCTTTCATTTTGTGGTCCAGAGCCTTGACGCTGGCGCCACGGGTGACGCACCTGATCAAGCGGAGACGGGTTGGATTGAAACCAACTTTTGTTCTTCCCTCGAAAACCAATTTTTGtcctactttctccgttttcagaatttaagtcattctaatattttctatatatatatatatatatatacatgtgtctaaattcattaacatcaatataaatatgaaaaatgttagaatgatttacattgtgaaacggagggagtactagttttTTTAGTTTCAATAGTAGAGTTTGAATGTTTGTTTTGTTACCAATTTATGTCTATGATAATACACATTCTACGCTATCAATCTAGATAGTATCAAAATTTCCCAAGGTTTTAACACTTGCAAAATATTGATAGGATAAAAATTGATTACAATTCAAACAAACCTaagtggtcgccggcggcagccgctTCAGTTTTGACACGAACGGATTACGGATGCACGACATTGCCAGTGAATGCGGAATTAGTACAGGCAAAATCCAGTACCTTCCATTTTTCCTCACTTCTCGATCATACATCATGCCGTTGTATACATAATAAGCTGTACAAACTAACAAATTACATAACCATGTTCAAGGGATGCAACCAATAATGGTCACACTAATTTGAGCATCTAAACGCTCGACACGGAGCAAAATTCCAAAAGGGGCGATGAATCCGGTGAAACCAAGCTCGAATGCATCCAACCAATAGGCCAACAAAAAAATGGCACCATAACAAAACTATCATGGGCTTCTTATGAACCTAAGTACTAGATGTCCTTGACAGGAAAATCATTTCCTGGAATTGTTTCTGGACCGCCGCCTCGGTCTACTGAGCAACTTCAGCATGTTATCCGTCAGGTCAAGAGGGGAATCATCGCCATCATCCTGAAGCTTTGTCCCTGAGGTCTGTGTCAGCCATCCCAGCGCTTCAATGGCGGCGTCCCTCTCGGCGAGCTGCTTGTTCCTCTTGGGTTTCCCGGCAAACTGCATCCCTTTGAACTCCACTATGGCCCTGAACTCGTTGGTCTTGAGGTGCTTTGTCTTGTACTTGGGAGGGGTGTGGCCGGCCCTCATCAGCAGGGTCTGGAGCAGGCTCTTGGGGTTCATTCCGTCCTTGATAATGTTGCCTTTGGTGTCGTCGCTGCTGCTGAGCCTTGCTCTGCTCGTCTCGCGGCCAAACACAAACCTTCCTTCGCATAGGTCGCCTGCAGCGAGCTCTTGTGCGGCATATAAGATGTACTTTCCTTCCTTGTGGATGTCGAAGCTGGGGTCTTCAAGCTGGAGTTCAGATTGAAAACATCATAGAGTTATTACACATGACTGATATATAATAGATGCGGAAGAATTTGActgaaatcaagaaaaaaaaacactgcacGGTTAGTTTCAATCTTTTTTGACCTAACCGATGATGTACCACAGGCCATGTTTCAATATCAAATATCATTTCAAGTGACTGGCAATAAACAACAAAAGGTTGTCTCTCTGTCCATTGCATGTGAATTTTCTCCTTTGTTCCTAGCTTCCACAGAAGGTGGACAGATTTAAGAGAAATAACATTTGGCGCACTATAGCAGCATATGCAATGTTAGTTATACATGCCTCATAAGTCATAACAGCATTGGCAATGCCTGTCAAATACTTATTAAACGCTGACTCGGCAACAGAAATATCTAGTGGAACGAAATCAATAGAATATTGCATGGCTTACCTTCTTCTGTACAAGTTTATCAAGCTCTTCTTTAAGTTGCAAGTAGCATTCACACAGGCTAGGATCCATAAACAAATCGATGTAACCATCGAGCATCTTCAGGTGCCCAGCCTATGATGGACAGGTTAGAAGGTATATAGGTAGGGAAAATAGAAATGCAAAAATGTCATAAAGCACTTGAACAagatttaatatttatataccaTGCTTCCTTTTGTAACAGCACCACCAAATAAGATCAGGATGGAATCTGATACTCCGGTTGAGTCACGGATGAAGACAGCATTTACCTTCACCTTCTCACCAAAGACCAGCCATGGATAAGGGATGGTCTGGTACTTAGCATTCACTGAATTCTGGAATAGCGTAAAATGCAAATAAATCAGCACAATTTTGGTATCTGTGAAATGTAAGGCACTATACATGGCACCCTAGATGGGCTATCTCCCATGAAAGGTCAAGTGATAAGCTAGTAAGCAGGGTGTTGCACATGAAAACTTCAAGACGTTCCAGTATGAACTTACAGCATAAAGAAGAACTTGGCCATCATCCATGGTCTTGAACGACATAGAGTTTTCTCTATGCTGAAAGGAAAGCTCAAAAATTAACTGACAAGTTTTGTGTTTTCAAATAGAATGGAACTTTACAAAGTAGTCTGACAGATCTTTACCACAACTGATGTTATGCCTGGGAAAAGTCCAGAACATATGATACCACGGACCAATGATTGATTATGGCTCAAACTATTATTTGTATTTGCATCAGAGTCTACCAAACCAGCATCCTTTAATATATAGCTGAATTGCTTCCGAAGAGAGTGAATGGCTTGAAGTGTTTGAGCAGAAAGGAAATTTCTCCAGCAGTATTCATAAGCAGACCCTTCTCTCTCTGCATCCTTCCATCCTTCATAAGCCCGGACTAGGGCCATATGATCACTATAATCTTTTGCTGAGAATCTTGATTTGGCGGTTCCTGCCAACTAACAAATAGAGGACAAAAAATCAAACACATCCTTCTTGCCATAATGAATACACAAAGCCTGAGGCCCAATTCTTCCCttcttttataaattttctATGAAAGCAAGAATAGTGTCTCCCAATTAATAATAGTAATTAGTGGAAAATCAAGGCATACATCTCTCTTGTCCTGTGGCAGCAGGAAAGGATCCCGGGCACTCAATCCAGCAACCACGGTAAGTATAGGATCAATGCAGCGGAAA from Oryza glaberrima chromosome 3, OglaRS2, whole genome shotgun sequence carries:
- the LOC127765960 gene encoding uncharacterized protein LOC127765960, whose product is MAEARATRRRAEEAEMEAEAGTEGDDGDGGGSSDYTSEDEGTEDYRRGGYHAVRVGDSFKQGAYVVQSKLGWGHFSTVWLAWDTGHSRYVALKVQKSAQHYTEAAMDEIKILKQIADGDPDDSRCVVKLLDHFKHSGPNGNHVCMVFEFLGDNLLTLIKYTDYHGIPLPMVKEICRHVLIGLDYLHRTLSIIHTDLKPENILLESTIDPSKDPRKSGVPLVAPSARTDDPPPKAHAPSVNGGLTRNQKKKIRRKAKRAAAATSEGSGTVASGETDGSDDRGNLSTANEGSPNQDGDKKEEGEGSRRGSKGTRKKMALEADLKCKLVDFGNACWTYKQFTSDIQTRQYRCPEVILGSKYSTSADLWSFACICFELATGDVLFDPHSGDSYDRDEDHLALMMELLGMMPRKIALGGRYSREFFNRYGDLRHIRRLRFWPLNKVLVEKYEFSDIDANGMAEFLVPILDFVPEKRPSAAQLLQHPWLDVGPLRRQPKRPSDLTQNSSDDGVSEKQRIENEERDAMAVNLGNIAIDGASSKTTEDPQASTMQNKTNATPAKSSGEVRRFAFGTTARYALHAVNRKLAPGAPAALHVEAVKDGEEPVSFGPAAPLADYGDGWKLQTITEQDAPGYYQTPASDTRRDDTKQSAKNPRDQETMAAYITKIVLAFVFIFLLGGLFTYLLETLPDMFQPASEPQPL
- the LOC127765959 gene encoding probable NAD(P)H dehydrogenase (quinone) FQR1-like 1, with protein sequence MGKGGGCIPSKRHRAAAAAAAPASHSHQRERTSIPAPAAAPRPVRIYVVFYSMYGHVRLLARAVARGVGSVPGARAILFRVPETLPPAVLARMEADDGGGGGDGEDVIPVVDPDGLPDADGFLFGFPARFGAMPAQMQAFFDSTVPLCRHQRLAGKPAGLFVSTGTQAGGQETTAWTAITQLAHHGMLFVPIGYTFGEGMLEMGELRGGSPYGAGVFSGDGSRPPSELELALAEHHGKYMATLVKKMVHGAS
- the LOC127765958 gene encoding protein NAR1, which gives rise to MASSSSSASSRFSPALQASDLNDFIAPSQDCIISLNKGPSARRLPIKQKEIAVSTNPPEEAVKISLKDCLACSGCITSAETVMLEKQSLGDFITRINSDKAVIVSVSPQSRASLAAFFGLSQSQVFRKLTALFKSMGVKAVYDTSSSRDLSLIEACSEFVTRYHQNQLSSGKEAGKNLPMLSSACPGWICYAEKTLGSFILPYISAVKSPQQAIGAAIKHHMVGKLGLKPHDVYHVTVMPCYDKKLEAVRDDFVFSVEDKDVTEVDSVLTTGEVLDLIQSRSVDFKTLEESPMDRLLTNVDDDGQLYGVSGGSGGYAETVFRHAAHVLFDRKIEGSVDFRILRNSDFREVTLEVEGKPVLKFALCYGFRNLQNIVRKIKMGKCEYHFIEVMACPSGCLNGGGQIKPAKDQSAKDLIQLLEDVYIQDVSVSNPFENPIAKRLYDEWLGQPGSENAKKYLHTKYHPVVKSVASQLQNW